The Stenotrophomonas sp. ZAC14D1_NAIMI4_1 DNA segment CGATCTGTTCGCCGCAGGCATCGTGCCGGCACTGCTGATGACCGTCGCCCTGATGCTGACCGGCTATGCCGTGGCACGCCGCCGCGGCTACGGCGTGGAAGTGTTCCCGGGGTGGCGCGCGGTGCTGCTGCGCATCGTCTCTGCCCTGCCCGGCCTGGGCCTGGTCGCGCTGATCTTCGTCGGCATCCGTGCGGGCATCTTCACTGCGGTCGAGAGTGCGGCCATCGCCGTGGTCTACGCCCTGCTGGTGACCACCGTGCTGTACCGGCAGCTGCGCTGGCGTGAGTTCTTCGACACCGTCATCCATGCCGCGCGCAGCACCGGCGTCATCCTGTTCGTCATCGCCACCGCCGCCGTGTTCGGCTGGCTGCTGGCCTACCTGCAGGTGCCGACCGCCGCAGTGGACTTCCTGCAGTCGTTCGCGCACAGCCAGTTCATGGTGCTGCTGATGATCGTGGTGATGCTGCTGCTGCTGGGCACCTTCATGGACCTGGCACCGATGATCCTGATCTGCACGCCGATCTTCCTGCCGGTGGCCAAGGCCTACGGCATCGATCCGATCCACTTCGGCCTGGTGCTGGTGCTGACCGGCGGTCTCGGCCTGGTGACGCCGCCGGTGGGCTCGGTGCTGTTCATCGGTACCTCCATCGGCAAGATCACCGTGGGCCAGAGCATGCGCACGATCTGGCCGTTCTGGTTCGCCGCGCTGGCGGTGCTGCTGATCGTCACCTTCTTCCCGCAGCTCTCGCTGTGGCTGCCGGCCGCGCTGCGCGCATGATGCGGCGTCGCGCGTTGCCGCTGTTGCTGGGCGTGGGCATGGCCGCCACTGCGGCCCACGCTGCGCCGCCGGCAGCAGCACCTGCCATTCCGGTGGGCAGCTTCAACGACGGCGTGAACCACTGGCGCAGCGGCCATGCCGAGGGTTACGCACGGCTGCAGCCACAGCAGTACCGGCAGATCGCCGACAACCTGCTGTTGCTGCAGCGCCGCTCCGGCGGCTGGCCGGTGAACCAGGACCCGCTGCGGGTGCTGGACGCCGCCGCGCGCGCGGCCGCCCTCGTAGCGCAGGATGAGCCCGGCGGCAGCTTCGACAACCGCACCACCTACACCCAGGTGGACTACCTGGCCGAAGCCTTCGCCCGCAGCGGCGACACCCGCTACCGCGACGCCGCACTGCGTGGGCTGGATTTCATCCTCGACCAGCAGATCGAGCGCTGTGGCGGCTGGCCGCATTCGGTGCCGGCACGCACCGACTACCACGACCGCATCACCTTCGCCGACGATGTCACCAGCGGCGTGCTGACCACGTTGCGCCAGGTGCAGGACGCACCGCGCTTCGCCTTCGTCGATGCCGCGCGCCGCGCGCGGGTGGCCACGGCGGTGCAGCGCGGCGATGCCTGCCTGCTGCGCCTGCAGGTGCGCCAGCACGGCCAGCCGACGCTCTGGGCCGGCCAGTACGATGCCACCACGCTGCAGCCGGCACCCGGGCGGAAGTTTGAACTGGCCGCGCTGGTGACCGACGAAAGCGTGGGCGTGGTGCGTTACCTGATGTCCATTCCTGATCCGTCGCCGCAGACGGTGCAGGCCATCGAAGGCGCGCTGGCGTGGTTCCAGGCCAACGCGCTGCATGGTCTGCGGCTGCAGACCTTCGACGCACCCGCCGAACAGTTCGCCCACCACCGCAGCACGGTCGATCGCCGCCTGCTGGCCGACCCGGCCGCGCCGCTGCTGTGGGGCCGCTTCCATGACCTGGCCGACAACAGCGTCGTGCTGGCCAACCGCCAGGGCGAACGCCTGCAGACCTACGAGCAGGTCGGCCGCGAGCGCCGCACCGGCTACCACTGGTATGGCACCTGGCCGCAGGCCCTGCTCGACCGCGATGCGCCGGCCTGGCGCGCGCGCCTCGGCCGCCCTGCCCCCTGACGCTGCACCTGCCACCGCACCCGCACCACGGAGGAACCCGATGCTGTCGCGCACCGCTCTGAAGTCCCTGCTTGCCGCCACCCTGCTGCTGGCCGTACCCGCCCTTGCCCAGGTCACGGCGCAGGCACCGGCCACGTCGTGGAAACGTGGCATCGAGAACCAGCGCCAGGCCGACCTGGGCGACGGCACCTACCTCAACCCGGTGTTCGCCGGTGACCGGCCCGATCCGTCTGTGCTGAAGGACGGCCAGGACTACTACCTCACCCTCTCTTCGTTCGACGCCTACCCGGGCCTGCCGATCTGGCATTCGCGCGACCTGGTGAACTGGCAGCCGCTGGGCCATGCGATCACGAAGAACGTGGGCGCGATCTGGGCGCCGGACATCGTCAAGCACGAAGGCCGCTACTACATCTATTTTCCGGCGCGCACCGGTGAACACCGCAGCAACTTCGTGGTCTGGGCCGACAGCATCAAGGGGCCGTGGAGCGAGCCGATCGACATCGGCCTGGGCGGCTACATCGACCCCGGCCACGCCGTGGGCGAGGACGGCAAGCGCTACCTGTTCCTCAGCGGCGGCGACTACGTGCAGCTGGCCGACGACGGCCTGAGCGTCGTCGGTACGCCGAAGCACGTCTACGACGGCTGGAAGTACCCGCAGAGCTGGGACGTGGAGGCCTACGCGCAGGAAGGCCCGAAGATCCACTTCCGCGATGGCTGGTACTACATGACCACCGCCGTGGGCGGCACCGCCGGCCCGCCGACCGGGCACATGGTGATCACCGCGCGCTCGCGCTCGATCCATGGGCCGTGGGTGAACGCGCCCAACAACCCGATCATGCGCACGCAGTCGGCCGCAGAGCCGTGGTGGTCGCGCGGCCATGCCACGGTGATCGAAGGCACCGACGGGCGCTGGTGGATGATGTACCACGGCTACGAGAACGGGTACTGGACCCTGGGCCGGCAGGCCCTGCTGGAACCGATCGAATGGACCGCCGATGGCTGGTTCGTGGCCAAGGGCGGCGACCTCGGCCAGCCGCTGCGCAAGCCGTCCGGTGAATCGGTGGGCGCGCACGGCATGGCCCTGTCCGATGACTTCCGCGGCAAGACGCTCGGCCCGCAGTGGTCGTTCTTCAACCCGGCCCAGGATGAATACCGGCGGCTGGGCTTCAGCGGCCAGGGCCTGGTGCTGCAGGGCAAGGGCCAGACCCCGCGCGACAGCTCGCCGCTGACCGCCATCGCCGGCGACAAGGCCTACCAGTTCGAGGTGGAGATGGACATCGCCCCGGGCGCGGTGGGCGGCGCCCTGCTGTTCTACAGCGACCGGCTGTACGTGGGCGTGGGCAGCAACGGCGAGAAGTTCATCATGCACCGCTACGGCGAGGAGCGCCCGACCCGCTTGGCGGCCAGCACGAAGGGCGGCAAGCTGTGGCTGCGGGTGACCAACAACCGCCACATCGTGACGATCCACTCCAGCACCGATGGCCAGCGCTGGGAGAAGTACCCGGTTCAGATGGAAGTGTCCGGTTACCATCACAATGTGGCTGGCAAGTTCCTGGCACTGAAACCGGCCCTGTATGCGGCCGGCGACGGTGCGGTAACCTTCCGCAGCTTCCGCTATCGCGCGCTGGACTGAGCGCGCGCTGGAATCCCCAGACTTACCGGGTTCACTACATGTCAGTGCGCAACAAGAACGATGCCGCCACGCCGGCATTGGCGAAGGGCAAGGCCGCCACGATCAACGACATCGCGCGACTGTCGGGAGTATCGAAGAAAACGGTTTCAAGGATCATCAACAACTCGCCCCTGGTGCGCAAGGACACGCGCGACAAGGTCGAGGCGCTGATGCGCGAGGTCGGCTACACGCCTGACCCGCTGGCCCGTGGCCTGGCCTTCCGCCGCTCCTTCCTGATCGGCATGGTCTACGACAACCCGACCGCCCAGTACATCGTGGACATGCAGTACGGCGCGCTGGACGCGCTGCGCGGCTCCAGCTTCGAACTGGTGGTGCACCCCTGCGACAGCCGCAGCCCGGGCTACATCGACGGCGTGCGCCGCTTCGTGCAGCAGCAGAAGCTGCACGGGGTGATCCTGGTGCCGCGTGCCTCCGAAGACCAGGCGCTGGCCGACATGCTGGACGAGATCGGCTGCCGCTTCACCCGCGTGGCGGCGCTGCCGCTGGATGACAGCTCGCAGATGGTGGTCACCCACGATCGCGACGGTGCGGCCGAAGCGGCCGATTACCTGCTCTCGCTCGGCCACCGCGACATCGCCCTGGTGACCGGCCCCAGCGCCTACCGTTCCGCGCACGAGCGCACGGCCGGCTTCATCGACGCGCTGTCCCAGCGTGGCATCGAGCTGCCCAAGGACCGCATCATCGAGGCCGGCTACACCTTCGAATCGGGCGTGGCCGCCGCCGAGAAGCTGCTGCTGGGCAAGCGGCGGCCGACCGCCATCTTCACCGGCAACGATGAAATGGCCGCCGGCATCTACAAGGTAGCGCTGCGTGCGGGCATCAACATCCCGCGCCAGCTGTCCATCGTCGGCTACGACGACAGCCCGCTGGCCTCGCGCCTGTGGCCGTCGCTGACCTCGGTGCGCCGCCACACCCGCGACACCGGCCGCACCGCCGCAGCGATGCTGATCCAGCCCGACAGCCAGGCCGCGCTGCAGATCGCCAGCGTGCGCCCGCACCTGATCGTGCGCGACTCCTGCCAGCCGCCAGAGGATTGAGGCCTTCGGCCTCAATCCGGTAGGTCGGTGGGTCACGACCGTTGGTCGTGACTCTCCAGCCCCGCTATCGTGCGACGCAAAATGACACCGGTTACCAACCGCCGCTAGAATCGACCACGAACCGCGCCGGGGCCGAACCCTTCGGCCCGCCCCCTGCTCTGGAGAAGCCATGTACTGCAAGACCCACTACGCCACCCATCCCGATGCCATCAAGGGCGCCAGCAACAACCAGCTTCGCGAGCTGTACCTGCTCGACGGCCTGTTCAATGCCGGCCAGGTGACCCTGAAGTACACCCACTACGAGCGCTTCGTGCTCGGCGGCGCCGCTCCGGTCGATGCCCCGCTGGCCCTGCCGGCACAGACCGAACCGGCCTCGGCCGCCGGTCATCCGTTCCTGGAGCGCCGCGAGCTGGGCGTGATCAACGTCGGCAGCGGCACCGGTACGGTCACCGTCGACGGCACCGTCTACACGCTGGGGCCGAAGGACGGCCTGTACGTGGCGATGGGCAGCAAGGACGTCGTGTTCGCCTCGCAGGACGCTGCCAACCCGGCGCAGTTCTACCTGGCCTCGACCCCGGCCCATGCGCGCTTCGAAACCAAGCAGCTGTCGATCAAGGATGCAGTGGCGCTGGATCGCGGCGCGCTGGAAACCAGCAACGAGCGCACCATCTACCAGTACATCGTGCCGGCCACCTGCCAGTCCTCGCAGCTGCTGCTGGGCCTGACCGTGCTGAAGCCGGGCAGCGTCTGGAACACCATGCCGCCGCACCTGCACGACCGCCGCAGCGAGGTCTATTTCTACTTCGACCTGGGCGCCAACGACCGCGTCTACCACTTCATGGGCGAACCGGACGCGCAGCGCCACATCGTCATGCAGAACAACGAAGCGGTGGTGTCGCCGCCGTGGTCGATCCACATGGGCGCCGGCACCAGCAACTACGCCTTCATCTGGGCGATGGGTGGCGAGAACCTGGATTACACAGACATGCACGTGCTGGACATCTGCCAGCTCAAGTAAGCCCTGCCCGGCCGCCGCGCACCGCGCGCCGGCGGCCGTCGCCGCACCCCCCGCTCGCCTCTACCAAGGAACGCATACGCAATGGCTAATCCCTTCAGCCTGGAAGGCAAGGTCGCTCTGGTAACCGGTGGCAATACCGGCCTGGGCCAGGGCATCGCCGTGGCACTGGCCGCCGCTGGCGCCGACGTCGCCGTGGCCGGCATCGCCCCGCCCACCGAAACCATCGAAAAGATCACCGCGCTGGGCCGCCGCTGCCTGGCCATCGAAGCCAACCTGATCAGCATCGAGCCGGTGGCGCGCGTGGTGCGCGAAACCATCGAAGGCCTGGGCGGGCTGGACATCCTGGTCAACAACGCCGGCCTGATCCGCCGCGCCGATGCGGTGGACTTCAGCGAGCAGGACTGGGACGACGTGATGAACGTCAACATCAAGTCTGCGTTCTTCATCTCGCAGGCCGCCGGCCGCCACTTCATCGAACAGGGCCACGGCAAGATCATCAACATCGCCTCGATGCTGTCGTTCCAGGGCGGCGTCCGCGTGCCCTCGTACACCGCCAGCAAGAGCGGCATCGCCGGCATCACCCGCCTGCTGGCCAACGAATGGGCAGGCAAGGGCGTGAACATCAACGCCATCGCGCCGGGCTACATGGCCACCGACAACACGGCCGCCCTGCGTGCCGATGCAGACCGCAACAAGGCCATTCTCGAGCGCATTCCGGCCGGCCGCTGGGGCAACCCGGAAGACCTGGCCGGTGCGGCGGTGTTCCTGGCGTCGTCGGCGTCGGATTACATCAACGGTGCCGTGCTGCCGGTCGATGGTGGCTGGTTGGCGCGCTGACGCGCACTGGCCTGGGTAGTGCCGGCCGCTGGCCGGCATCGAGGCGATGCTTTCTCCGTTCATGAGGTTGCCGGCCAGCGGCCGGCACTACCGGGGCTCCGCCATGCGCTACCTGTTGCTGCTGTTGCTGCTGTCGTGCACCACCGCGCAGGCGGCGCCGGTGCGGCTGTTCATCGCTGGCGACTCCACCGCGGCCGAGTATGGGCCCGACCGTGCGCCACAGGCGGGCTGGGGCCAGGCGCTGCAGAGCTACCTGGACCCGGCGCGCTTCGAAGTACACAACCACGCCAAAGGCGGGCGCAGCACGCGCAGCTTCATCGACGAAGGGCGCCTGGAGGCGATCGCCAGCGAGCTGCGCCGCGGCGATGTGCTGCTGATCCAGTTCGGCCACAACGATGCGAAGTTCGAAGACCGCACGCGCTATACCGATCCGGAGACTGACTACCCGCGCCTGCTGATGCGTTATGTGCAGGTGGCGCGCGACAAGGGCGCCACGCCGGTGCTGGTCACGCCGGTGGCGCGGCTGCTGTACGACTTCGGATCACTGCTGGATACGCACGCGCGCTACACGGTGGCGATGCAGCAGCTGGCTGCGCGCGAACACGTCGCGCTGATCGAGCTCAATGACCGCAGCACGCGCTGGATCCGTGCGCTGGGCGAACAGGGCGCGCGCCCGTACTTCCTGTTCGTGCCTGCGCAGGGCAAGGCCGACGGCACGCATTTCAGCGTGGCCGGTGCCAATGCAGTGGCCTGCCTGGTGCTGCGCGAGGCCGTGCCGCTGCTGCCAGCGCTGCAACCGGCGCTGGTGCGTGATATCGACTGCGACGTGATGGGCGCAGGGCAGGGCGCCGATGCGCAGCGGCCCTCGCAGGTGCTGCATGAAGACACGGTTGCACGCGCGCAACCGGGCCCGCATGGCGGCGCCGGGCCGACCACCGCGTACCCGTTCTTCGCCGACGCGACGGACCTTCCGTTCGTGCTGCGCAAGCGCGTGCTGCACAAGGGCGCCGGCATCGGCCTGCACCCGCAGCACAAGGACGAGATCTACTACATCGTGAGCGGGCAGGGCAGCTACGTGCTGGATGGAGAGCAGCACGACGTGCGCGCGGGCCACGCGCTGCTGACGCGCACGGGCAGCACGCACGCGCTGCAGCAGGTGGGTGAGGAGGATCTGGTGGTGCTGCTGGCGTACCCGCGGTGAACCGTAGAGTCGAGCTTGCTCGACTGCTCCTTATCCTGGCAACGCGTCAGTCGAGCAAGCTCGACTCTACCGGCTCCGGCCCGAAGTGCTTCAGCCCCAGCCGCGCCAGGTCCTCCGGCCGCTCGAAATAGGCTTCGTCGAAGGCGTGCAGGGCGGCCTGCTCCTCCTCGGTCATCGCGCCGTACAGGTCGTGCAGCTGCGTGATTGCCGGGTCCTCCTCCAGCCGGTCCAGCAGGCCGCGCATGCCGGCCAGGATCGCGTGGGTCTGCACCGCGCCCATCGCCTGCAGCGCACGCAGCGCCAGCTGGCAGGTCGGGTCACCCCAGTTGCACAGGAACTGCATGAAGCCGCCGTTGTTGATGTCCGCTTCCATGCGCCACAGCGCCACCAGCTGCTGGTCTTCGTCGGACAGCGCATCCAGCGCCCATGCGGCTGCCTTCAGGCGCGCCAGCGCGGCCTCGTAGCGGTCATCCCACACCTGGTTGGGGATATCGACCACGCCCTGCTCGCGCGGCGGCAGCAGTGCGGGCCAGTTCACACCCAGGCCATCGGCGGTGGCAACCCAGTGCGCGCGCTGTTGGGCCGTGGCTTCGAACAGCGCGGGCGCCCAGCGCAGTGGCTGGCGGGTGCGGCGGCCATCGGCCAGGGTCAGCAGGATGAAGTCGTCGTTGAAGGCGACGTCGGTTACGCGCAGCGAAGCAAATACATCAGTCATGCTGTGCAGGATACCGGCGCCGTCGGCGTACCCGGAAACTTCAAAACACCCCAACGCTTTTGAAGTTTAGTTGCATAAACTTCAAAAGCATGGGGGGCTTTTGAAGGATAGGAGTGATCCCAGCGGAGATTTCCGACGCCTCGTCGGTTGCCTGAAGGGCATACGGGCTCGCGGCAGCGCCTCATCGCTGCAAATGCATCGCTGGACCGTCTGGATCAGGCGATGCGGCAATGGCCAGCCCCTGACATGGTGACCCGGACGCTCGCGCGACGCGAAGCCGTCCAGAGCTCCCAGATCGAGGGGACCCAGACCAACCTGGACGAACTGCTGGTGTTTGAGGCCACGCTCGGCCTGGATGGTCTGCCTGCCGATGTCGTGGTGACCGAGCGCTACGTGCAGGCACTGCAAGAGGGCCTTGATGCCGTGCGTGCCAGCGGTCGCGAGGCGCTCGATCTCGCCCTTGTCAATCAGCTCCACGCGGTGTTGATGCAGGATGCCCCGGACGATTTTCCCAAGGGACGGTACCGCCAGGAGCAGGCCACCATCGGTCCGCTGGGGGGACGACCCGAGGATGCCCGTTTCGTTCCTTCGCCGCCCGACCGCATCGACGCGGCGATGCGTGAACTCGAGCGTGCCATGTTGAAGTACGAGCCCGCCGAGGAAGAGCAGTTCGAACTCAACATCATCGCGCAGCTCGCGATTTCCCACGCCCAGTTTGAAACCATCCATCCCTACAAGGACGGCAATGGACGTACGGGAAGGCTGCTGCTGCCGTTGATCCTCGCCGCCGAAGGCCACCCGCCGCTCTATCTGTCAGGCGCCTTGTTGCGCAACAAAAGCGCCTACTACGACGCGCTCAACCAGGTGCAGATTCGCGGTGAGTGGGGGCCATGGATGGATATGCTGTGCCAGGCCGTGGTCGAGTCTGCGCACGACGCGATTTCCATCGCCGATGACATGTCCCGGCTCACCGCAGCGTGGGAGATTGAACTCCAAGGCTATCGTCGCGACTCGGTGGCGCGCAGGCTTCCGCCGTTGCTGATCGGCCACCCGGTGGTGACGGCAGGCCAGGTGGCTGCCTTGTTGGGGGTGTCTGATCGCTCAGCCCTGACAGGGATCTACGCGCTTGAGGCAGAAGGCATCCTCGTCCCCGGCAGTGATCGTCGCTGGGGGCGCACCTATCACGCGCACGCGGTCCTGCAACGACTCAATCAATTGCCAACGGCACTTCCTGATCGCCTGCGCTGAGCCCTCGCCTCACACGTCCCCGCCGTCCGCCCACCCCTCACCCGTACCCGCCTGGAACACGCGGTCATCGGCCTGCACGTCACCGGCGGGCAGGTGCGACTGGTCGGCCAGTGCGGCGTAGATCGGGGTGAAGTCCGGCGAGGTCGCCTGCATCAGCTGCTCGAAGCTGTCGATGACGAAGTAGGTCTTCTGGAAGGTGTCGATGCGGTACTTCGTGCGCATGATCCGCTGCAGGTCGAAGCCGATGCGGTTGGGCGCGGCCGATTCCAGCGAGTACAGCGATTCGCCCTTCGATGACACGATGCCGGCACCGTAGATGCGCAGGCCGTCGGGCGTGTCGATCAGGCCGAATTCCACCGTGTACCAGTACAGGCGCGTGAGGTTCTGCAGCGCATCCGGGCCGATCGCGTGGGCTTTGACGCCGCCGCGGCCGTAGGCCTCCATGAAGTCGGCGAACACCGGGTTCATCAGCAGCGGCACGTGGCCGAACAGGTCGTGGAACAGGTCCGGTTCGGCGATGTAGTCGATCTGGTCCGGGCGGCGGATCCACCAGGTCACCGGGAAACGGCGGTTGGCCAGATGGTCGAAGAAATCCAGTTCCGGCAGCAGGCCTTCCACGCCCACCAGGGTCCAGCCGGTGGCCGCGCCCAGCACTTCGTTGAGCTGGTCGAAGCGCGGGATCATGTGCGCGTTCATGCCCATCTCGTCCTGCGCGTCGAGGAATTCCTGGCAGGCGCGGCCCACCAGCAGCTCGCGCTGGCGCTGGTACAGCGTGCTCCAGGTGGCGTGGTCGTCGGCGGTATAGGTGTCCCACGGCTGCTCGACGAGCGCGGTGGTGTACACCGGCACGTAGCCCTTGTCGGTCTGCTGGTGTTCGACGCGGCGGGGCTGGGCGAGGTCCATGGGGCACTCCTTGAAGGGATACCTGTGATGCTAGGGCAGGGCGCGCGCAACAGGGTTGCAAAAGTTGCGCGTAATGGGCCTCGTGGCGCAATATCCTTGCGTACTCACCGTGTTGCGGGGCAGCAATGGCCGGAGAAGTCCAGTTCGATCGCACGGATATACGCCTGTTGGCCGAGATCCAGCGTGATGGTCGCGCCACCAACGCGGAGTTGGCGACGCGGGTGAACCTGTCGCCGTCGGCCTGCCTGCGGCGCCTGCAGCGGCTGGAAAGCGAAGGAGTGATCGTCGGCTACGGCGCGCGCCTGGAACCGCGCCAGCTGCGCCTGGGCCTGCAGGCCTTCGTCCGCGTGCAACTGGAAAAGCACGACCAGGCGGCCATCGGCCACTTCGTGGACAGCGTGCAGGGCTGGGATGAAGTGGTGGCCTGCCACGCCCTGACCGGCGACATGGACTATCTGCTGCACGTCTACGTGCGCGACCTGGAGCACTTCTCGCGCTTCCTGCTGGACAGGCTGCTCAACGCCGGCGGCGTGGCCGATGCCAATTCCAGCTTCGTGCTGCGCACGGTGAAGGGCTTCCAGGCGCTGCCGCTGTCGCAGCTGGAGTAAACCGGCTGCGGCGATTTGACGGCGCCGGGCGGGTAGCCGAGCATCACCGCCCTGCGCGCGGCGCAGCGTTCCTTTCCGGTTCCAGGCATGTCCGAACTCCAGCACCCGGTGCTTACCACCACCTTCCTGCCGCTGCAGCGCAAGTCGCTGGCGCGCTACATCGCCCATGGCACGCCGCCGCAGAGCGCGCTGGAACAGGCCGGGCTGATGGCCGCGCAGCTGTGCCGCGCGCGCCTGCACACACCCGCTGAAATCGAGCGCCTGCTGCACGAGGCCTGCGCGCTGTTCGCCACCAGCGAAACCGCCGCCGCGCAGTTGACCGGTACGGGTGGCGGTGGCCAGCCGGAGCTGGACGCCTGGCTGGCCGCGCTGGCCGCCCATGGCGTGCTGCTGGCACCGGCGGAGATCCTGCAGGACTTCATCGCGCAGTCGCCCAGCGAGTACCCGGGCCTGGCCCTGCAGCAGGCCTGCCAGGAAACCCTGGCCGAACATGAGATCCGCTTCCCGGCCGCGTTCGCCAGCGACGATGAGGACGACGACCAGGACGAAACCGTTGCCAGCGATTCGCGCGCGGTCGAACACCATGGCCTGTACACGTCCGAGCAGGCCCGCGTGCTGCGTGCCATCGCGGCCAATCCCGATGAACTGATCGACCTCGATGGCTACGCCGGTACCGGCAAGGGCCACCTGGTGCTGGCGCTGATGGATGCGCGGCCGGGCCGCTATACCTACATTGCGCCGTCGCGCGGCCAGGTCGAAGCGTTCCGCGCCCGCGTGCCGGCCAGCACGGCCGTGCGCCTGCTGACCCAGATCGAATTCGCCAACCGCGTGGCCCAGCACGCTGCGCGCAACGGCCAGACCGGCGGCTTCGTCGCCAGCTACCGGCGCAGCACCCGCACCCCGCGCGAGATCGCCGGCCGCATCGGCCTGCAGGGCATCGCTGGGCGCAGCCCGGAACAGGTGCTGCTGACCGCCTTCGAGGCCATCAACCGCTGGTGCGCGTCGTCCGCACCGCGCATGGCATTCCAGCATTTCGACCGCTCGGTGCCGGCCGCCATGCTCGACGTGGCGCCCTACCTGGCGGCGGCCGAGCACGTCTGGCGCAGCATGTTCGATGCCGAACTGCAGCGTGGCGCCCTGCTCAGCCTGAGCCCGGCGCACATCGGCAAGTGGCTGGCGCTGCGCGGCGTCACCCCGCCGCAGGACATGGGCATGCTGCTGGTGGACGAGGCGCATGACCTGAGCCCGTCGTGGAAGCAGCTGCTGGCCGGTCACGCCCCCGGTGTGGTCAGCCTGGGCGACCCGCACCAGTGCCTGTCCGGCACGGTGCCGCGCTGGGCCGCATCGAAGGTGCTGGAAATGCACCAGTCGGTGCGCCAGGGCAACCAGGTCGATGGCCTGGTCAACCAGGCGCTGGCGCTGGATGGCCTGGGCCCGGACAGCGGTCCGTTTGTGGGTGCCGCTGACCGCGCCACGGGTGTGCTGCATTACCGCGATTGGTCGCAGGTGCCACGCACGGGCCTGCGCATCCATGGCAATGCCGCCGATCTGGCCCTGGACGCCGCACAGCTGCAGGCGCAGGGGCTGCGGCCCTACCTGCACCCGGCCTCGCTGCGCGCGCTGCGCAGCGCGTTGCAGGGGCCGCTGGATGCCTGGCGCCGCCGCGATAGCGGGTCGAACCAGATGCAGGAGCGTTTCCTGGCCACGCAGGCCGGCGACGGGCAGGGCGCATGGGCGGACCTGTTCGCTTCGGCCGACCGGGTGCAGTCACTGCTGCAGGCGCTGGATGACCAGGACACGCCCGCCGATGCACGCGTGGTGCTGTGCCTGGCCGAGCACGCGAAGAACCTGCAGTTCGACGTCGTCTCGCTGTCGCCCGGCTGTTTCAGCGCAGGGCAGGGCGGGCGCATCTGGCACAACCCGGTGCGCGCGGTCTACCTGGCGCTGACCCGTGCGCGCCGCCAGCTGCACGTGCCCGCCGATGGCATGGAACAGCTGCAGCACACCGCGGCGCTGCAGGAACAGGCGCGCCAGGCACGCCGGCGCGAACGGCAGCAGGCCAGCGGTTACCGGCCGGTGCGCTAGCGCGGGATGCCGCGCCGCTCAGCAGCGACGCGGCAGGACACTCAGCACTTTTCCTTGCGGCCCATCATCCTGCCCAGGCGCGAGGGCTCATCGCACTTCGGCACGACCGGTGCAGCCGGTGCCAATGCCGCCGCGCGCGCCTTCTGCAGCTGCTGGATCTTCGCGCGGATCTGCGGCATCGCCGCCATCGCGGCCTTCTCGCCTTCGAGGATGGCAGTGCCACGCTGGCTGAAATCGGCGGCACCGATGTCCAGCACCTTCGGCCGGATGACGATGTCGGCGCGTGCCAGTTCCTGCTCGCCCAGGCGCTGGCCCATGATCGAGATCGACTGGTTGACGATGCCCAGCATGCCGGTCGGTGCCTTGCCGCTGGCCTTGCTGGAGATATCCACGGCGATGACGAACTCGGCACCGAGCTGGCGCGCGGCATCCACCGGCACCGGGCTGACCACGCCGCCGTCGATGTAGTTGCGGCCACCGATCTTCACCGGCTCGAACACGCCGGGGATGCTGCTGGACGCGCGCACGGCCTGGCCGACGTTGCCGCGCACGAAGATCGCGCGCTCGCCGGTTTCCAGCTGGGTGGCGACGGCGGCGAACGGCTTCTTCAGCTTTTCGGCCGGCCGGTTGGCCACCTG contains these protein-coding regions:
- a CDS encoding patatin-like phospholipase family protein; its protein translation is MSLFRPRVLLSVALLGLLAGCGGEEVRPTPPPQPILVPQAKPVKIGIALGGGAAKGFAHIGVIKMLEANGFEPVVVSGTSAGSVVGALYASGMDAFQMQSKAVALDEASIRDVRLFSGGLVQGQKLQDYVNEQVANRPAEKLKKPFAAVATQLETGERAIFVRGNVGQAVRASSSIPGVFEPVKIGGRNYIDGGVVSPVPVDAARQLGAEFVIAVDISSKASGKAPTGMLGIVNQSISIMGQRLGEQELARADIVIRPKVLDIGAADFSQRGTAILEGEKAAMAAMPQIRAKIQQLQKARAAALAPAAPVVPKCDEPSRLGRMMGRKEKC